The Acidobacteriota bacterium nucleotide sequence TGGGTGACGGTGATCACCATGTCGTCGTCGGGAATCAGATCCTCGACGGTGATGTCCAGGGTGTGGGGAATGATCTCCGTTCGGCGCCCGTCGCCGTAGGTCTCTTCGAGTTCGCCGAGTTCCTTGCGGATCTCCGCCAGCACCAGCTCGTCGGAGCCGAGGATTGCCCGCAGCCGCTCGATCAAGGCCATCAGCTCGCGGTATTCCTCCACCACCTTCTCGCGCTCCAGGCCGGTGAGCTTCTGGAGGCGCATGTCGAGGATCGCCTGCGCCTGCACCTCCGACAGGCCGAAGCCGGTGCCCAACCGCTCCCGCGCCTCTGCCGGCGTGTGGCTCGCCCGGATGGTGGCGATCACCTCGTCCAGGTGGTCGAGGGCCCTCAAGATGCCTTCGAGGATGTGGGCGCGCTCTTCGGCTTTGCGCAGCTCGTAGCGGGTGCGCCGAATCACCACCGTCTTGCGGTGATTCAAGAAGTGGCGCAGGATCTCGAGCAGGGTCATCACCCGCGGCTGATTCTCGACGATCGCCAGCAGGATGATGCCGAAGGTGGTCTGCATCTGGGTCATCTTGTAGAGCGAGTTCAAGATGACCTCGGCGACGTCGTCGCGCTTGACGTCCAAGACGATGCGGATGCCGTGGCGGTCCGACTCGTCCCGCAGATCCGACAGACCGGTGATCTTCTTGTCGCGCACCAGTTCGGCGATGCGCTCGATCAGTTTGGCCTTGTTCACCTGGTACGGGATCTCGGTGATGATGATGGTCTGTCTGTCGGTCCGCTCGTCGGTCTCGATCTCCGCCCGAGCGCGCACCTGCACGATGCCCCGGCCGGTCGAGTAGGCAGACAGGATGCCGTCGAAGCCGTGGATGAAGCCGGCCGTCGGGAAGTCCGGCCCGGGGAGCACTTCCATCACCTCTTCGAGGGTCACATCGGGGTTGTCGATCAGCAGGATGAGGGCCTTCACCACCTCCCGCAGATTGTGCGGTGGAATGTTCGTCGCCATGCCGACGGCGATGCCGGCGCTGCCGTTGAGCAACAGATTCGGCGCCCGCGCCGGCAGCACCTCCGGCTCCGTTTCGGAACCGTCGTAGTTCTCCACCCAATCGACCGTTTCCTTGTCGATGTCGTCGCGGATCATTTCCTCGGCGAGCTTGGTGAGGCGCACCTCCGTGTAGCGCATGGCCGCCGGGTTGTCGCCGTCGATGGAGCCGAAGTTGCCCTGGCCATCGACCAGGGTGTAGCGCATGGAGAACTCCTGGGCCAGGCGCACCACCGTGTCGTAGATCGCCGAGTCGCCGTGCGGGTGGTACTTACCCATCACGTCGCCGACAATGCGGGCGGACTTCTTGTAGGGCTTGGTGGAGGTGTTGCCGCTCTCCCACATGCCGTAGAGCACCCGGCGGTGCACCGGTTTCAATCCGTCGCGGACATCCGGCAGGGCGCGCCCGATGATTACGCTCATGGCGTAATCGAGATAGGAGCGCTTCATCTCCTCTTCGATGTCGACGGGGATCGGCTTTTCGAAGGGTTGGGTGGGATCCTGGTCGCTCATGGTTCTAGGAGTTCCGAATCGGCAGTGGTTTCAGAAAAGCTTTCAGAAGGCTCAATGTGTGCACGGCAGAGCCATCCGGCTGCCCGGACGGCCACACCGTGGCAGTGACGATCAGACGTCGAGATTTTTGACTTCCAGGGCGTTGTCCTGAATGAACTGCCGCCGCGGCTCGACCAAATCGCCCATCAGGGTGGTGA carries:
- the gyrA gene encoding DNA gyrase subunit A encodes the protein MSDQDPTQPFEKPIPVDIEEEMKRSYLDYAMSVIIGRALPDVRDGLKPVHRRVLYGMWESGNTSTKPYKKSARIVGDVMGKYHPHGDSAIYDTVVRLAQEFSMRYTLVDGQGNFGSIDGDNPAAMRYTEVRLTKLAEEMIRDDIDKETVDWVENYDGSETEPEVLPARAPNLLLNGSAGIAVGMATNIPPHNLREVVKALILLIDNPDVTLEEVMEVLPGPDFPTAGFIHGFDGILSAYSTGRGIVQVRARAEIETDERTDRQTIIITEIPYQVNKAKLIERIAELVRDKKITGLSDLRDESDRHGIRIVLDVKRDDVAEVILNSLYKMTQMQTTFGIILLAIVENQPRVMTLLEILRHFLNHRKTVVIRRTRYELRKAEERAHILEGILRALDHLDEVIATIRASHTPAEARERLGTGFGLSEVQAQAILDMRLQKLTGLEREKVVEEYRELMALIERLRAILGSDELVLAEIRKELGELEETYGDGRRTEIIPHTLDITVEDLIPDDDMVITVTHTGYIKRSPLALYRAQHRGGKGRTGMVTKDGDFVEHLYIASAHSYVLVFTESGRVYWMKVHQIPELSPASKGKAIINLLDLDPSEKVATTVSVREFPEDRYLLFATEQGVVKKTELTAFSRPLSRGIIAVGVAEGDRLLGVRVLDAGQEVLLATAQGQSIRFPEGNVRAMGRTARGVRGIRLAKGDQVVAVQALNDEGDLLTVSELGYGKRTALADYRVQGRGGKGIINLKVSDKTGPVIAVSQVDPEDGLILITQNGKIMRTGIDTVRVIGRSTQGVRVMNLDQEDRVVAAAKLTAGDDEDLEGEDLEGEDLEGEDLEGQGNDSDDEPVN